Proteins from a single region of Sandaracinaceae bacterium:
- a CDS encoding AAA family ATPase has protein sequence MTHAHAPLPDDTLLPTDAPEPSSADTPAARAVATGAPGSESASVSAGRPAGSPAATAPSTAQVNAESDADRIAALGQARDRILREVKKRIVGQDDAIELLLVTLFARGHGLFVGVPGLAKTLLITTLGEALSLDTSRIQFTPDLMPSDITGTDVLEEGDHGKRAFRFVKGPVFTHILLADEINRTPPKTQAALLQAMAEGRVTAGSSTYLLPPPFAVFATQNPIEQEGTYPLPEAQLDRFLLQIDMAYPSEEDEVEIVRRTTSPITEAPKAVLSLDEILALQALVPRVPIADHVVRHAVALVRATRPDAPSAPDAVREYVTFGAGPRASQALVLGAKARAALDGRFAAETTDVRAIAKAVLRHRLVVSFRAESEGVRPDTLIDQLLESIRP, from the coding sequence ATGACCCACGCCCACGCGCCGCTCCCCGACGACACCCTCCTCCCGACGGATGCCCCGGAGCCGTCGTCCGCGGATACTCCAGCCGCTCGAGCCGTGGCCACCGGAGCGCCAGGTTCGGAGAGCGCATCGGTCTCTGCGGGGCGCCCTGCAGGTTCCCCTGCAGCGACCGCCCCCTCCACGGCTCAGGTAAACGCCGAGAGCGACGCAGACCGCATCGCGGCGCTGGGGCAGGCGAGGGACCGCATCCTGCGCGAGGTCAAGAAGCGGATCGTGGGTCAGGACGACGCCATCGAGTTGCTCCTGGTGACCCTGTTCGCCCGCGGCCACGGGCTGTTCGTAGGCGTCCCCGGGCTGGCCAAGACACTGCTCATCACGACGCTGGGCGAAGCGCTGTCACTCGACACGAGCCGCATCCAGTTCACACCCGACCTCATGCCCAGCGACATCACGGGCACCGACGTCTTGGAAGAGGGGGACCACGGCAAGCGCGCCTTCCGCTTCGTCAAGGGACCTGTTTTCACGCACATCCTGCTCGCCGACGAGATCAACCGCACCCCGCCCAAGACACAGGCCGCGCTCCTGCAGGCAATGGCGGAAGGCCGTGTCACCGCGGGCTCCTCCACCTACCTGCTACCTCCGCCGTTCGCCGTCTTCGCCACCCAGAACCCGATCGAGCAGGAAGGCACCTACCCCCTGCCCGAGGCGCAGCTCGACCGCTTCCTGCTCCAGATCGACATGGCGTACCCCAGCGAAGAGGACGAGGTCGAGATCGTGCGTCGCACGACATCGCCCATCACGGAGGCCCCCAAGGCCGTGCTCTCCCTGGACGAGATCCTGGCGCTGCAGGCACTGGTCCCGCGTGTCCCCATTGCAGACCACGTCGTCCGCCACGCCGTCGCGCTCGTGCGCGCGACGCGACCCGACGCCCCCAGCGCACCCGACGCCGTGCGGGAGTACGTCACCTTCGGCGCAGGCCCGCGTGCCAGCCAAGCCCTCGTGCTCGGCGCCAAGGCCCGCGCTGCCCTCGACGGTCGCTTCGCCGCGGAGACCACGGACGTGCGCGCCATCGCCAAGGCCGTCCTGCGACACCGACTGGTCGTGAGCTTCCGAGCCGAATCCGAGGGCGTCCGGCCCGACACGCTGATCGACCAGCTGCTCGAGAGCATTCGCCCGTGA
- a CDS encoding protein kinase: MVHDSAPAGASNLDGTLVADKYQILQAVASGGMGTVYRARHLQLDRDVAIKLMHARHFDNREYMARFRLEAQKAAGLEHPGIVEVRDFGEDEALGPYLEMELLTGFSLRELLQAVGPLPIDVVVHCIGECLAALHYAHGKGILHRDLKPANLFVARVGDTFQTKILDFGLAKAMLGDTSATSSETLTKTGVVLGTLTYMSPEHFADFKSVDQRTDLYSLAASAYELLTGRPVVSGTSFIECVDKVSRGLHRQHPAELRPSISPELDAVIARALRVSRDERFADAEAMRVALSACARDPDEALMTLERLVVVDGALSMPRQTVPDASSEGIGFHLDAGDDDPTLLGRPVFDEDDAPTTVAASPTELEGVTVHVAPSLRPTPPSPHQEELAQAAALETLPGRPLRRRRRIPQTLWGAPIWFWAAALGLVIVLVSIVLARRAPDGAVPVGVAPHVAGTDGASAGPATHPVEHPAHQAVAIGVVGGPSDTSPGLTTPGVGDDVAPAAADTVAPGGASQHTASQIQGGQGVGPDVSGDERVDGDASQDAMSDRRPTPRRTEQETRPAAAPTATLDVNTIPSARVFLDGRDTGQRTPLRGLSVSPGRHVVELRVGTTSHRYPVVASPGESVRLFRVLPTE; this comes from the coding sequence ATGGTCCACGATTCGGCGCCCGCCGGCGCCTCGAACCTCGACGGGACGCTCGTCGCCGACAAGTATCAGATCCTCCAGGCGGTGGCGTCAGGCGGGATGGGTACCGTGTACCGTGCCCGCCACCTGCAGCTCGATCGCGACGTGGCCATCAAGCTCATGCACGCGCGGCATTTCGATAACCGCGAGTACATGGCCCGCTTCCGGCTGGAGGCGCAGAAGGCGGCTGGCCTCGAACACCCCGGCATCGTCGAGGTACGCGACTTCGGAGAGGACGAGGCGCTCGGCCCCTATCTCGAGATGGAGCTGCTCACGGGCTTCTCGCTCCGTGAGCTCCTCCAAGCGGTCGGGCCGCTCCCGATCGATGTCGTCGTCCACTGCATCGGCGAGTGCCTGGCCGCGCTGCACTACGCGCACGGGAAAGGCATCCTGCATCGCGACCTGAAGCCCGCGAACCTCTTCGTGGCGCGTGTTGGGGACACCTTTCAGACGAAGATCCTCGACTTCGGCCTGGCCAAGGCGATGCTGGGGGACACGTCCGCGACGAGCTCCGAGACGCTCACCAAGACCGGCGTGGTACTGGGCACGCTCACCTACATGAGCCCCGAGCACTTCGCCGACTTCAAGTCGGTCGATCAGCGCACGGACCTGTACTCGTTGGCTGCCAGCGCGTACGAGCTGCTCACGGGGCGACCAGTCGTCAGCGGGACGTCCTTCATCGAGTGCGTCGACAAGGTCTCGCGCGGGCTGCACCGGCAGCACCCGGCGGAGCTGCGACCGAGCATCTCGCCCGAGCTGGACGCCGTCATCGCGCGTGCCCTGCGCGTGTCTCGTGACGAGCGCTTCGCGGACGCCGAAGCGATGCGTGTGGCGCTCTCGGCTTGTGCACGAGACCCCGACGAGGCCCTCATGACGCTCGAGCGACTCGTCGTCGTGGACGGGGCTCTGTCGATGCCCCGGCAGACGGTGCCTGACGCCAGCAGCGAGGGAATTGGCTTTCACCTGGACGCAGGCGACGACGATCCCACGCTGCTCGGACGCCCGGTCTTCGACGAAGACGATGCGCCTACCACCGTGGCAGCGTCACCCACGGAGCTGGAGGGCGTGACGGTGCACGTCGCGCCCTCCCTGCGTCCGACCCCACCATCCCCTCACCAAGAAGAGCTCGCGCAGGCGGCGGCGCTCGAGACGCTCCCGGGGCGTCCGCTCCGGCGCCGGCGACGCATCCCTCAGACGCTCTGGGGCGCCCCCATTTGGTTCTGGGCCGCGGCGCTCGGGCTCGTCATCGTCCTCGTGTCCATCGTGCTTGCGCGGCGTGCGCCCGATGGCGCCGTACCGGTCGGTGTGGCGCCGCACGTCGCTGGGACGGATGGGGCTTCGGCGGGTCCAGCGACCCATCCCGTGGAGCACCCTGCGCATCAGGCCGTCGCCATCGGGGTGGTCGGCGGACCCTCGGACACCAGCCCCGGGCTGACCACGCCGGGCGTCGGGGATGATGTCGCTCCTGCGGCGGCCGACACCGTCGCTCCAGGGGGAGCGTCCCAACACACGGCGTCCCAGATCCAGGGAGGACAGGGGGTCGGACCCGACGTGAGCGGCGACGAGCGCGTCGACGGAGACGCGTCGCAAGATGCTATGTCCGACAGGCGACCGACGCCGCGTCGTACCGAACAGGAGACCCGGCCCGCTGCCGCCCCGACCGCCACGCTCGACGTCAACACGATCCCGAGCGCGCGCGTGTTTCTCGACGGTCGCGACACTGGGCAGCGCACTCCGCTGCGAGGCCTGAGCGTGTCCCCGGGTCGGCACGTGGTCGAGCTGCGGGTCGGGACCACCTCGCATCGCTACCCTGTGGTAGCGTCGCCCGGTGAATCCGTGCGCCTCTTCCGCGTGCTGCCCACAGAGTAG
- the groL gene encoding chaperonin GroEL (60 kDa chaperone family; promotes refolding of misfolded polypeptides especially under stressful conditions; forms two stacked rings of heptamers to form a barrel-shaped 14mer; ends can be capped by GroES; misfolded proteins enter the barrel where they are refolded when GroES binds), giving the protein MAAKEILYDASARDRVLAGVNALANTVKVTLGPKGRNVVIEKSFGAPTITKDGVTVAKEIELKDKFENMGAQMVREVASKTSDVAGDGTTTATVLAQAIFVEGVKMVAAGHNPMEIRRGIEAAVAHVNKNLAKLSQPTKDPKEIAQVGTISANGDRAIGDIISQAMEKVGREGVITVEEAKGLETELEVVEGMQFDRGYLSPYFVTDSERMVVDMDDAYLLICEKKISNMKDILPVLEAIARQQKPLLIIAEDIEGEALATLVVNRLRGTLQVAAVKAPGFGDRRKAMLQDIAILTGGSVVSEDLGIKLENVSVSDLGKAKHVTVDKDNTTIVDGAGKKADIKGRIETIRRQVEDTTSDYDREKLQERLAKLVGGVAVIKVGAATEVEMKEKKARVEDALHATRAASEEGIVPGGGVALIRGQKGLDKLEVSPEQRIGVNILSRAIEEPLRQISANAGLEGSIVVNEVRKGKGAFGFNAATEEYGDLVAAGVIDPTKVVRTALQNAASVSGVLLTTECLIADAPKPEAKDDHGGHGHGH; this is encoded by the coding sequence ATGGCTGCCAAAGAAATCCTGTACGACGCGTCCGCGCGTGACCGCGTCCTCGCGGGGGTCAACGCCCTCGCCAACACCGTCAAGGTGACCCTCGGCCCCAAGGGCCGGAACGTGGTCATCGAGAAGAGCTTCGGCGCTCCGACGATCACCAAGGACGGCGTGACCGTCGCGAAGGAGATCGAGCTGAAGGACAAGTTCGAGAACATGGGCGCCCAGATGGTGCGCGAGGTCGCCAGCAAGACGTCCGACGTCGCCGGTGACGGCACCACCACCGCGACGGTCTTGGCCCAGGCCATCTTCGTCGAGGGCGTGAAGATGGTCGCCGCGGGTCACAACCCGATGGAGATCCGTCGCGGCATCGAGGCCGCCGTCGCGCACGTCAACAAGAACCTGGCGAAGCTCTCGCAGCCCACCAAGGATCCAAAGGAGATCGCGCAGGTCGGCACCATCAGCGCCAACGGCGACCGCGCCATCGGCGACATCATCTCGCAGGCCATGGAGAAGGTCGGCCGCGAGGGCGTCATCACGGTGGAAGAGGCCAAGGGCCTCGAGACCGAGCTCGAGGTCGTCGAGGGCATGCAGTTCGACCGCGGCTACCTGTCGCCGTACTTCGTGACCGACAGCGAGCGCATGGTCGTCGACATGGACGACGCCTACCTGCTGATCTGCGAGAAGAAGATCAGCAACATGAAGGACATCCTGCCGGTGCTCGAGGCCATCGCGCGCCAGCAGAAGCCGCTGCTCATCATCGCGGAGGACATCGAGGGCGAGGCGCTGGCCACGCTCGTGGTGAACCGTCTGCGCGGCACGCTGCAGGTCGCCGCCGTGAAGGCGCCGGGCTTCGGTGACCGCCGCAAGGCCATGCTGCAGGACATCGCCATCCTCACGGGTGGCAGCGTCGTCAGCGAGGATCTCGGGATCAAGCTCGAGAACGTGAGCGTGAGCGACCTGGGCAAGGCCAAGCACGTGACGGTGGACAAGGACAACACCACCATCGTCGACGGCGCGGGTAAGAAGGCGGACATCAAGGGCCGCATCGAGACCATCCGCCGCCAGGTGGAGGACACCACCAGCGACTACGACCGTGAGAAGCTCCAGGAGCGCCTCGCGAAGCTCGTCGGCGGCGTGGCCGTGATCAAGGTCGGCGCCGCCACCGAGGTCGAGATGAAGGAGAAGAAGGCCCGCGTGGAGGACGCCCTGCACGCGACGCGCGCCGCCAGCGAAGAGGGCATCGTCCCGGGTGGCGGCGTGGCCCTCATCCGCGGCCAGAAGGGCCTCGACAAGCTCGAGGTCTCCCCCGAGCAGCGCATCGGCGTGAACATCCTGTCGCGCGCCATCGAGGAGCCGCTCCGTCAGATCTCCGCGAACGCGGGGCTCGAGGGCAGCATCGTCGTGAACGAGGTCCGCAAGGGCAAGGGCGCGTTCGGCTTCAACGCGGCCACCGAGGAGTACGGCGACCTGGTCGCCGCCGGCGTCATCGACCCCACGAAGGTCGTTCGCACCGCGCTCCAGAACGCGGCGTCCGTGTCGGGCGTGCTGCTCACCACCGAGTGCCTGATCGCCGACGCTCCGAAGCCCGAGGCGAAGGACGATCACGGCGGCCACGGCCACGGCCACTGA
- a CDS encoding DUF4175 family protein — MAEGSRVNAESQDAGRSTRYRPRVSSASTQTEAYLERVRRRALVFIGLRSACVGLAAVALCLSCAAVAVGPLPARTLAIGVLLLSGIAGVTSALFQSRRAGGVRGAAITDWLRPISPQLASRARTVLELAESARGASPALVRAHRAAVEQELGQVPLAVAAPLGRELTPRLVLALAAVALCTTVVLGSTRGRAGAYGLIHAFEPNERGPRRADLVAETAATLRFAAYRGRQPLEMLGADAIEAPHGTSIAYRVRFHSAPSTATLQLPGGEVRLLPLGSGPSEGVWYGAEFVATTAGAMQVVVIPDTGAERAADRRTRSLRVTADQPPVATLAGPADAGDLPLDLPTRIGYAGTDDVGVTEVLLLIARPDGTEEHRRLASHPSTDLRVLVQGSVDLVPADVGAQAGDPITVTLEVHDGDVLSGPHVTRSEPLTLRVASAGARRRELLAGLEALLGTALDTLAERLENPLERPDRSDATDLARHAHLTDLERGLLRALRTYATAQSGTDVTIGAQVQRLERGMQREARAYTGRSARERAARDDEQAAVLEDIVLALDAYETQARLNDAAELAQELLALRRELASLLAELRRADTEEARRAVAAAIGRARDRLAQLAQRIAEIDPATVPPEFANQGAMQREASDALGALEQALRSDDLDAADRHMHDLERQIDQLIASLGNVEEQYGEEHFGAQDRALAEALDALNGLETEQRVLSERTDRTRRAAAARALRAAGEDGSAATRRVRAELATARRTLADVPEGGIGARDRDSLSRTRQRLVDAEDALQAGDLGEARRMVAEARADALGLSRDLELSALMFGGANGRTSDAAEQVGAAARRIAALEGELDRSIPNLREHLEAAEAAQLREDSARQERAQDATTGLAQRFREGPGGEALSEEAASALERVGAQMRDAQRALRRLDAVGAGAQQAEAAEALRELREELEEQSRGGGGGGSGGGRGGAGTAPPGQRVAIPTADDHEGPGQFRRRVLDAMERGAPEGYDEATRSYYERLLR, encoded by the coding sequence GTGGCCGAAGGATCCCGGGTCAACGCGGAGTCCCAGGACGCAGGACGCTCCACGCGCTATCGTCCGCGTGTGTCGAGCGCGAGCACGCAGACCGAGGCCTACCTGGAGCGAGTGCGCCGCCGTGCCCTCGTGTTCATAGGCCTCCGGTCGGCCTGCGTGGGGCTGGCCGCCGTGGCGCTGTGCCTCTCGTGCGCGGCGGTCGCGGTCGGCCCGCTTCCAGCGCGAACGCTGGCGATCGGGGTGCTCCTGCTGAGCGGGATCGCGGGGGTGACCAGCGCGCTTTTCCAGAGTCGGCGGGCGGGGGGGGTGCGAGGCGCGGCCATCACCGATTGGCTACGCCCTATCTCGCCGCAGCTGGCGTCCCGCGCACGGACGGTGCTCGAGCTGGCGGAGAGCGCGCGAGGCGCGAGCCCGGCGCTGGTGCGGGCGCACCGGGCGGCGGTCGAGCAGGAGCTCGGCCAGGTGCCGCTCGCCGTCGCTGCGCCCCTCGGTCGGGAGTTGACCCCCCGCTTGGTGCTCGCGCTGGCCGCGGTGGCGCTGTGCACCACGGTCGTTCTGGGGAGCACACGCGGTCGAGCGGGGGCGTACGGGCTGATCCACGCGTTCGAGCCGAACGAGCGCGGGCCTCGTCGCGCGGATCTCGTCGCCGAGACCGCAGCGACGCTGCGCTTCGCCGCCTACCGCGGGCGGCAACCACTCGAGATGCTGGGAGCGGACGCAATCGAGGCGCCCCACGGGACATCGATCGCCTACCGGGTGCGGTTCCACAGCGCCCCGTCGACCGCCACGCTGCAGCTCCCCGGCGGTGAGGTGCGCCTGCTCCCGCTCGGTTCGGGCCCGTCGGAGGGCGTGTGGTACGGCGCGGAGTTCGTCGCCACCACAGCGGGCGCCATGCAGGTCGTCGTCATCCCAGACACGGGAGCCGAGCGCGCGGCAGACCGTCGCACACGTTCCCTGCGCGTCACGGCGGACCAGCCACCTGTGGCGACCCTGGCCGGTCCCGCCGATGCCGGGGACCTGCCGCTCGACCTCCCGACCCGCATCGGCTACGCGGGAACGGACGATGTCGGCGTCACCGAGGTGCTGTTGTTGATCGCCCGCCCCGACGGCACGGAGGAGCACCGCCGGCTCGCGAGCCACCCGAGCACGGATCTCCGTGTGCTGGTCCAAGGGAGCGTCGACTTGGTGCCCGCCGACGTCGGCGCGCAAGCGGGCGACCCAATCACCGTCACCCTCGAGGTACACGACGGCGACGTCCTCTCGGGTCCCCACGTCACGCGCTCCGAGCCGCTCACGCTCCGCGTCGCGTCGGCGGGTGCCCGACGACGGGAGCTCTTGGCCGGCCTCGAGGCCCTGCTCGGGACCGCCCTCGACACCCTGGCCGAGCGTCTGGAGAACCCCCTCGAGCGTCCCGACAGGAGCGACGCCACCGACCTCGCACGCCACGCCCACCTGACGGACCTCGAGCGCGGCCTGCTGCGCGCGCTGCGCACCTACGCCACGGCGCAGAGCGGCACGGACGTGACCATTGGAGCCCAGGTGCAGCGGCTCGAACGTGGCATGCAGCGTGAGGCGCGTGCCTACACCGGGCGTTCGGCGCGCGAGCGAGCGGCGCGCGACGACGAACAGGCCGCCGTGCTGGAAGACATCGTCCTCGCACTGGACGCGTACGAGACACAGGCGCGCCTGAACGACGCGGCAGAGCTGGCCCAGGAACTCCTCGCGCTCCGTCGCGAGCTGGCATCGCTGTTGGCGGAGCTGCGGCGCGCGGACACGGAGGAGGCGCGCCGTGCCGTGGCCGCGGCCATCGGACGCGCCAGAGACCGCCTCGCTCAGCTGGCCCAGCGCATCGCAGAGATCGACCCAGCCACCGTCCCGCCGGAGTTCGCAAACCAGGGTGCCATGCAACGCGAGGCCAGCGACGCGCTCGGTGCGCTCGAGCAGGCCCTGAGGAGCGACGATCTGGACGCAGCCGACCGGCACATGCACGACCTCGAACGCCAGATCGACCAGCTCATCGCTTCGCTCGGCAACGTCGAAGAGCAGTACGGCGAGGAGCACTTCGGAGCCCAGGATCGCGCACTCGCGGAAGCGCTGGACGCGCTCAACGGACTCGAGACCGAGCAGCGCGTCCTCTCGGAGCGCACGGATCGCACCCGGCGAGCCGCGGCCGCACGCGCCCTGCGCGCGGCGGGTGAAGACGGGTCGGCCGCCACGCGTCGCGTCCGCGCGGAGCTCGCCACGGCGAGGCGAACGCTGGCCGATGTGCCGGAGGGCGGCATCGGCGCGCGTGATCGGGACAGCCTCTCTCGCACCCGGCAGCGTCTCGTGGACGCCGAAGACGCGCTGCAGGCTGGTGACCTCGGCGAGGCACGCCGCATGGTCGCAGAGGCGCGCGCCGACGCTTTGGGCTTGTCACGGGACCTCGAGTTGTCGGCCCTGATGTTCGGCGGCGCCAACGGACGCACGTCGGACGCTGCCGAGCAGGTCGGCGCCGCCGCCCGCCGGATCGCTGCGCTCGAGGGCGAGCTGGACCGCAGCATCCCGAACCTACGCGAGCACCTCGAGGCCGCCGAGGCGGCACAGCTGCGGGAGGACTCTGCGCGTCAGGAACGAGCTCAGGACGCGACGACCGGCCTCGCCCAGCGGTTCCGTGAAGGGCCCGGTGGAGAGGCGCTGAGCGAGGAGGCTGCCTCCGCGCTGGAGCGTGTCGGGGCCCAGATGCGGGATGCCCAGCGCGCGCTCCGTCGACTCGACGCCGTGGGCGCCGGCGCCCAGCAGGCCGAAGCTGCCGAGGCGCTGCGCGAGCTGCGCGAAGAGCTGGAGGAACAGAGCCGCGGCGGCGGCGGTGGCGGCTCGGGCGGTGGGCGCGGTGGGGCCGGGACGGCGCCCCCCGGACAACGCGTCGCCATCCCCACCGCAGATGACCACGAAGGGCCCGGTCAGTTCCGGCGCCGGGTGCTGGACGCGATGGAGCGAGGCGCGCCGGAGGGATACGACGAGGCCACGCGCAGCTACTACGAGAGGCTGCTCCGGTGA
- a CDS encoding TonB-dependent receptor: protein MMLLGLLHPEVAHADERTEARRLFRDGMTLVQAGDVAGIASLEEAYRILPHPHVIYNIARAYAEFGLYRESNRAFEQYLEWDPSDAVEVEEFIASMRELLGQQERAAEVATTAPQPAVEGETTDPTAGPAPAPERVSELGGQARAEGVYEEQVVSASRFVESSVAAPSSTTVITAQDIRLSGLQTLADVLRRAVGVEVMALSPGDQQVSIRGLNQRQSNKVLVFIDGRSVYIDSLGSTFWNVLPIGLDDIERIEIIRGAASAVYGADAFSGLINIITRTPGEGGSHVSVAAGSHGTARAEVVAHGRQSIASFRVAGGYGRADQFELEANPARVDQVVPSEDPEMARRSIWFRGDGRLNLGRGYALEMGSGVSLNRLSQYGIGRLRQLFIDEFVFAQTYLTLTTPVGITARVFWNMETADAQLAVEPPAAVPLVTRDLATHIADADVNYRARFHLGVDHNAAVGVSYRFKSIVWNWLDDSHTQNHFAAYLTDTMQLARRLQGVLNFRVDRHPLLRRPQYSPRIALLFQPTERSSLRGTFGLAFRSPTFLESYVELPVSVPGLRGVSALSLGSERLDPERMLTTEIGYRNQDSDYFALEVTAYMNLVDDAIVSSEVSAFTLGDYGSGHASYSDSVAAFSVGQVRNQNEAARFRQLGAELGVRFFPVRGLDVYANYSLHDTRAVGGVAAVGRENDQRTSRHKLNLGVQYRAPFGLDLSADFHWVSSQLWVMTIPDVETGASFGQFPLRAYALLNARLGYRFLDGRLQLGVVGTNLVDPHHREHPLGQRVDRRVLGTLSLGF from the coding sequence ATGATGCTGCTCGGTCTGCTCCACCCGGAGGTCGCGCACGCTGATGAGCGCACCGAAGCGCGGCGCCTCTTCCGGGACGGCATGACCCTGGTGCAAGCGGGGGACGTCGCTGGGATCGCCTCGCTCGAGGAGGCCTACCGGATCCTCCCTCACCCACACGTCATCTACAACATCGCGCGTGCCTACGCGGAGTTCGGTTTGTACCGGGAGAGCAACCGAGCGTTCGAGCAGTACCTCGAGTGGGACCCGAGCGACGCCGTCGAGGTCGAGGAGTTCATCGCCAGCATGCGGGAGCTGCTTGGTCAGCAGGAGCGCGCAGCGGAGGTCGCGACGACCGCGCCGCAGCCGGCCGTGGAGGGGGAGACGACCGATCCGACGGCGGGGCCGGCGCCAGCTCCGGAGCGGGTGAGCGAGCTCGGCGGACAAGCGCGCGCGGAGGGCGTCTACGAAGAGCAGGTGGTCTCCGCCTCGCGGTTCGTCGAGTCGTCGGTGGCAGCCCCCAGTTCCACGACCGTCATCACCGCACAAGACATTCGACTCAGCGGGCTCCAGACGCTGGCGGACGTACTGCGGCGCGCCGTCGGAGTGGAGGTCATGGCGCTCAGCCCGGGTGATCAGCAGGTGTCCATTCGCGGACTGAACCAGCGCCAGTCGAACAAGGTGCTCGTGTTCATCGACGGGCGCTCGGTCTACATCGACTCGCTCGGCTCCACCTTCTGGAACGTGCTCCCCATCGGCCTCGACGACATCGAGCGCATCGAGATCATCCGTGGCGCTGCATCTGCCGTGTATGGCGCCGATGCGTTCTCGGGCTTGATCAACATCATCACGCGCACGCCAGGGGAGGGGGGCTCGCACGTGTCGGTCGCGGCGGGCAGCCACGGAACGGCGCGCGCCGAGGTCGTCGCGCACGGTCGGCAGTCCATCGCGTCATTCCGAGTTGCGGGGGGCTACGGTCGCGCCGATCAGTTCGAGCTGGAGGCCAACCCCGCGCGGGTCGACCAGGTGGTGCCCAGTGAAGACCCCGAGATGGCGCGCCGGAGCATCTGGTTCCGCGGCGATGGACGGCTCAACCTGGGGCGTGGCTACGCGCTCGAGATGGGGTCGGGCGTGAGTCTCAACCGACTCAGCCAGTACGGCATCGGGCGCCTGCGGCAGCTGTTCATCGACGAGTTCGTCTTCGCGCAGACATACCTGACGCTCACCACGCCGGTGGGCATCACCGCGCGGGTGTTCTGGAACATGGAGACCGCCGACGCGCAGCTCGCGGTGGAGCCACCCGCCGCCGTGCCGCTGGTGACGCGGGACCTCGCCACACACATCGCCGACGCCGACGTGAACTACCGCGCGCGCTTCCACCTGGGGGTGGACCACAACGCCGCGGTGGGCGTCAGCTACCGCTTCAAGTCCATCGTCTGGAACTGGCTCGACGACAGCCACACGCAGAACCACTTCGCTGCCTACCTGACCGACACGATGCAGCTCGCGCGTCGGCTGCAAGGGGTGTTGAACTTCCGCGTCGACCGGCACCCGCTGTTGCGTCGTCCGCAGTACAGCCCACGCATCGCGCTCCTGTTCCAGCCCACGGAGCGCTCCTCGCTGCGCGGCACGTTCGGGCTGGCGTTCCGTAGCCCCACCTTTCTCGAGTCCTACGTCGAGCTGCCAGTCTCCGTTCCGGGGCTGCGCGGTGTGTCTGCGCTGTCACTCGGCAGCGAGCGGCTGGATCCCGAGCGCATGCTCACCACCGAGATCGGGTATCGCAACCAGGATTCGGACTACTTCGCGCTCGAGGTGACCGCGTACATGAACCTCGTCGACGACGCCATCGTGTCGAGCGAGGTCAGCGCGTTCACCCTCGGTGACTACGGCTCCGGGCACGCGTCGTACTCCGACTCGGTCGCGGCGTTCAGCGTGGGCCAGGTGCGCAACCAGAACGAGGCGGCCCGCTTTCGACAGCTCGGGGCCGAGCTGGGCGTGCGCTTCTTCCCCGTGCGCGGTCTGGACGTGTACGCGAACTACAGCCTGCACGACACGCGGGCCGTCGGGGGCGTTGCGGCCGTCGGTCGCGAGAACGACCAGCGGACCAGCCGCCACAAGCTCAACCTCGGGGTGCAGTACCGCGCGCCCTTCGGGCTCGACCTCAGCGCGGACTTCCACTGGGTCAGCTCGCAGCTGTGGGTCATGACCATCCCCGACGTGGAGACGGGCGCGAGCTTCGGCCAGTTCCCTCTGCGCGCCTATGCCCTGCTGAACGCGCGCCTCGGATACAGGTTCCTGGACGGGCGGCTTCAGCTGGGCGTCGTGGGCACCAACCTGGTGGACCCGCACCATCGCGAGCACCCGCTCGGGCAGCGGGTCGACCGCCGCGTGCTCGGCACGCTCAGCCTCGGGTTCTGA